Proteins encoded together in one Pantoea sp. CCBC3-3-1 window:
- a CDS encoding methionine ABC transporter ATP-binding protein, with protein MSQPVITFNSVSKTFSRKGENLLALEEVSLTIHQGDIFGVIGASGAGKSTLLRLINHLEVPDRGEVRINDVSLQHITKKQLNAVKKDIGMIFQHFNLLNSRTVFHNVAIPLILQGRDKHFIRQRVNELLAFVNLSDKAQRYPNELSGGQKQRVGIARALATNPSILLCDEATSALDPHTTVQILLLLQEINKRYGITIVLITHEMSVVQKICHKVAVMAHGRIVEQGSVLSLFGQPQDAVTASFVRSVIHDRLPEQTLARIRQQGHSRALRLEFIGQTAQQPIISQLMRKFPVEVNILFANMSEVQSTILGFMIVQIGGKTADTEAAIRYLHQAGVKISDV; from the coding sequence ATGAGCCAGCCCGTTATTACATTTAACTCAGTCAGCAAAACCTTCTCGCGCAAGGGAGAAAATTTGCTGGCGTTAGAAGAGGTCAGCCTGACTATCCATCAGGGTGATATCTTTGGCGTTATTGGTGCGAGCGGCGCGGGGAAAAGCACGCTGCTGCGCTTAATTAACCATCTGGAAGTGCCCGATCGTGGCGAGGTGCGGATTAATGATGTCTCGCTACAGCACATTACTAAAAAACAGCTCAATGCGGTAAAGAAAGATATTGGGATGATCTTTCAACACTTCAATTTGTTGAATTCCCGCACGGTGTTTCATAACGTGGCGATCCCGCTGATTTTACAGGGGCGTGATAAACACTTTATTCGGCAGCGGGTGAATGAACTGCTGGCTTTCGTCAATCTCAGCGACAAAGCGCAGCGCTATCCCAACGAACTGTCGGGTGGGCAGAAGCAGCGGGTCGGCATTGCCCGCGCGCTGGCGACCAACCCGTCTATTCTGCTGTGTGACGAGGCAACATCGGCACTCGATCCGCACACGACGGTACAAATTCTGCTGTTGTTACAGGAGATTAACAAGCGCTACGGCATCACCATAGTGCTGATTACCCACGAAATGTCGGTGGTGCAGAAAATTTGTCACAAAGTTGCCGTGATGGCGCACGGGCGAATAGTCGAGCAGGGCAGCGTGCTGTCGCTTTTCGGTCAGCCCCAGGACGCCGTCACCGCCAGCTTTGTGCGATCGGTGATCCACGATCGCTTGCCGGAGCAAACTCTGGCGCGGATTAGGCAGCAGGGCCACAGTCGCGCGCTGCGGCTGGAGTTTATCGGCCAGACGGCTCAGCAGCCGATCATCAGTCAGTTGATGCGCAAGTTTCCGGTTGAGGTGAATATCCTGTTTGCCAATATGTCTGAAGTACAGAGCACAATCCTGGGTTTTATGATTGTGCAGATTGGCGGCAAAACGGCAGATACCGAGGCGGCCATTCGCTATCTCCATCAGGCAGGAGTGAAAATCAGCGATGTTTGA
- a CDS encoding MetQ/NlpA family ABC transporter substrate-binding protein — MSKLVVALLSSAALFSAAQADDKLIRIGFNPGPYKDQFQQGVAPWLVKKGYKIEYKDFSDGIQVNDAVSRGNIEANIMQHPVYLKSVNERLGIDNVGIVQVPTPPMGLYGGKITTLETPKPGTVISVPNQAPNEYRAALVLQSLGWLKIRPDSDPATFSQKFISENPYKIVLKEMDNAQQVRALPDVDFGLIQGNFAVSSGMKLDSALKLEAPTSQFINVVTVAGKNQQAAFAKDIVAGYRSDDFKNYIRSHHQYDGYLLPDYFK; from the coding sequence ATGAGTAAATTAGTTGTGGCTTTACTTTCTTCTGCTGCGCTTTTTTCAGCGGCGCAGGCGGATGATAAATTAATTCGTATTGGTTTTAATCCAGGGCCGTATAAAGACCAGTTTCAGCAGGGCGTTGCGCCCTGGCTGGTAAAGAAAGGCTATAAAATAGAATATAAAGACTTTAGCGACGGCATTCAGGTTAACGATGCGGTCAGCCGTGGCAATATCGAAGCCAATATCATGCAGCATCCGGTCTATCTGAAGTCGGTAAATGAGCGTCTGGGTATTGATAATGTGGGGATCGTGCAGGTGCCTACGCCACCAATGGGCCTTTATGGCGGCAAAATAACCACGCTGGAGACACCTAAGCCCGGCACCGTTATTTCCGTTCCCAATCAGGCGCCTAATGAATATCGTGCGGCGCTGGTCTTGCAAAGTTTAGGCTGGCTGAAAATCCGCCCGGACAGCGACCCGGCCACCTTCTCTCAAAAATTCATCAGTGAAAACCCCTACAAAATCGTACTGAAAGAGATGGACAATGCCCAGCAGGTGCGCGCGCTGCCGGATGTCGATTTTGGCCTGATTCAGGGAAATTTTGCCGTTTCCAGCGGGATGAAACTGGATTCTGCGCTAAAGCTGGAAGCCCCCACCAGCCAGTTTATTAACGTTGTCACCGTAGCCGGGAAAAACCAGCAGGCGGCGTTTGCCAAAGATATTGTGGCAGGGTACCGCTCCGATGATTTTAAAAACTATATTCGTTCGCACCATCAATATGATGGTTATCTGCTGCCTGACTATTTCAAATGA
- a CDS encoding aminotransferase class I/II-fold pyridoxal phosphate-dependent enzyme: MPVFSASALVNQLEENLFSVLEKMAAQIDTSRRPLIDLSSGSPRQPTPAAVVTRLQAAAALSENHDYPSFWGKPALRQAIARFYQRQYGVELDPEHEIAVFQGAHIGVTGLPRSLLNPGQYLISTDPCYPIYRSAAVQAQAEFYGIPLHAARQFLPDFGQVPENVARQAGLLMLNYPHNPTGAIATPTLFAEALEFVQQWQIPLLHDFAYAATGVHAQDKPLSLLAQPEGKHWGVEIYTLSKTFLMAGWRFGFAVGNASIISAFKKLHTHSYSTVFGAVQDAAVTALDLPESTVSHFAAIYHHRREKVVQALHAMRWRFDARQGTFFLWLPVPARFTAQQFTEKLLRDAQVLVAPGHGFGAGGEGFVRLSLTADDDALAEALKRIAALKLFV, translated from the coding sequence ATGCCGGTATTTTCTGCCTCTGCGCTGGTAAATCAATTAGAAGAAAATCTGTTTAGCGTGCTTGAGAAAATGGCCGCGCAAATAGATACCTCGCGACGTCCGCTGATCGATCTCTCTTCCGGCAGCCCGCGTCAGCCGACACCGGCTGCGGTGGTCACCCGTCTGCAAGCCGCTGCGGCGCTCTCTGAAAATCACGACTATCCCTCTTTTTGGGGAAAACCCGCGCTGCGTCAGGCGATTGCTCGCTTTTATCAGCGCCAGTATGGCGTGGAGCTGGATCCTGAACATGAGATCGCCGTGTTCCAGGGCGCGCACATTGGCGTTACCGGTCTGCCCCGGTCCTTACTCAATCCGGGGCAGTATCTGATTTCAACCGATCCCTGTTATCCCATTTACCGTTCTGCCGCCGTTCAGGCGCAGGCAGAGTTTTATGGTATTCCGCTGCATGCTGCACGCCAGTTTCTGCCCGATTTTGGCCAGGTGCCTGAAAACGTTGCGCGGCAGGCCGGACTGCTGATGCTGAACTATCCGCATAACCCTACCGGTGCCATCGCGACTCCCACCCTGTTTGCCGAGGCGCTGGAATTTGTTCAGCAGTGGCAGATCCCGCTGCTGCACGATTTCGCCTATGCGGCGACAGGCGTTCATGCACAGGATAAGCCGCTGAGTTTACTGGCTCAGCCAGAAGGAAAGCATTGGGGCGTGGAAATTTATACGCTGTCGAAAACCTTTCTGATGGCGGGCTGGCGTTTCGGTTTTGCCGTGGGCAACGCCTCGATTATCAGCGCATTCAAAAAACTGCATACGCACAGCTACAGTACGGTATTCGGCGCGGTGCAGGACGCTGCCGTGACCGCGCTGGATCTGCCGGAAAGCACGGTTTCTCATTTCGCCGCGATTTACCACCATCGTCGCGAAAAGGTGGTTCAGGCACTTCATGCTATGCGCTGGCGGTTCGATGCGCGTCAGGGCACCTTTTTCCTGTGGTTGCCCGTACCCGCACGCTTTACCGCCCAACAGTTTACCGAGAAGCTGCTGCGTGATGCTCAAGTGCTGGTCGCGCCGGGACACGGCTTTGGTGCGGGCGGTGAAGGTTTTGTACGCCTGAGCCTGACGGCCGATGACGATGCCTTAGCCGAAGCACTGAAGCGAATAGCGGCGCTGAAGCTGTTTGTATAA
- a CDS encoding tlde1 domain-containing protein produces the protein MTWTYSQNTGELWHNGKLVGTGYSGSLTNKNNPDRQHVKGMGPIPRGTWRISGYTSSKGPMTITLTQVSGDGFGRSLFRIHGEKRPPAVPGFASEGCIIMGPRIRSKIIQSTDNTLEVVR, from the coding sequence ATGACATGGACATACTCTCAAAATACCGGCGAGCTTTGGCACAACGGTAAATTAGTGGGTACAGGTTATTCGGGAAGTTTGACAAACAAAAACAATCCTGACCGCCAGCACGTTAAAGGGATGGGACCAATTCCACGCGGAACATGGCGTATTAGCGGCTATACGAGTTCGAAGGGGCCTATGACTATCACCCTGACTCAGGTTTCAGGTGATGGATTCGGGCGTTCCCTGTTTCGTATTCACGGCGAAAAGAGGCCACCAGCGGTTCCCGGTTTTGCTTCTGAGGGCTGCATAATAATGGGACCGCGCATTCGCTCAAAAATCATCCAGTCAACGGATAACACGCTGGAGGTGGTCAGATGA
- the tssD gene encoding type VI secretion system tube protein TssD — MAIPVYLWLKDDGGNPLKGSVDVHQREGSIEITALAHSVSLPTDDLSGKITATREHVPFILTKALDSSSPYLYQFVSSGKRLKSAELKFYRINYAGQEEEYFNVLLENAQITCVVPFMEDVKDPDYERHDHLEVFEITYEKITWKYLDGNIIHSDSWKERSAA; from the coding sequence ATGGCTATACCTGTTTATTTATGGTTAAAGGACGATGGCGGAAACCCCCTCAAAGGCTCTGTAGACGTACATCAACGTGAGGGAAGCATAGAGATCACCGCGCTGGCTCACAGCGTGTCACTCCCCACGGATGACCTGTCAGGCAAGATAACCGCAACTCGCGAACATGTCCCCTTTATTCTCACCAAAGCACTGGACTCTTCCAGCCCGTATCTTTATCAATTCGTCAGCTCAGGAAAACGCTTAAAATCCGCAGAGCTGAAATTCTATCGAATTAATTACGCCGGCCAGGAAGAAGAATATTTTAACGTACTTCTTGAGAATGCCCAGATTACCTGTGTTGTCCCCTTTATGGAAGATGTTAAAGACCCGGACTACGAACGCCACGATCATCTGGAAGTATTCGAAATAACATATGAGAAAATCACCTGGAAATATCTGGACGGCAATATTATCCACTCTGATTCCTGGAAAGAACGCAGCGCGGCATAA
- a CDS encoding MFS transporter, producing the protein MSTANRHVLSFTAFRNLFCARIFTVSGNAIAPIALAFAVLDTGGSAGDLGLVVASRSVFNVAFLLLGGVLADRYSRNKVLLSSSAIAALSQGMVAWLVLASTANIPALMLLGSLNGAAAGIALPASSALVPQTIPATKLRQANAFIQLGVYAGTIAGASLGGVLVGAVGPGWGLAIDALGFAVSAPLYYCIRISASQREVSSHFLHDLREGWQAFIARSWVWTVVIQFTIVNAAFSGVMMVLGPVVADASVGRTGWGISIAAESVGLIVGSFMALRWRPNRDMLIGVMLVALSAVPLFLLSKMAATPALMVAFFLAGVGFGQFGVIWAHHLQTHIPADKLARVYAWDAMGSFIAIPVGELAAGPLALRYGNAHVLLACAIAVIVASVAASLVPSIRRLEQRQAIRE; encoded by the coding sequence ATGAGTACAGCAAACCGACATGTCTTGTCCTTTACCGCCTTCAGAAACCTGTTCTGTGCGCGTATTTTCACCGTTTCGGGCAATGCTATTGCGCCTATCGCTCTGGCTTTTGCCGTGCTGGACACAGGCGGTTCAGCGGGCGATTTAGGTCTGGTGGTGGCCTCGCGCTCCGTGTTTAACGTCGCTTTTTTATTACTGGGCGGCGTGCTGGCCGATCGCTATTCCCGCAACAAAGTGCTGCTCTCATCGTCGGCGATCGCGGCGCTGTCGCAGGGGATGGTCGCCTGGCTGGTGCTGGCCAGCACTGCCAATATTCCCGCGTTAATGTTGCTGGGAAGCCTGAATGGCGCGGCTGCGGGGATTGCGCTTCCCGCGTCGTCCGCGCTGGTGCCACAAACCATTCCCGCGACGAAACTCAGGCAGGCTAACGCTTTTATACAGCTGGGCGTTTATGCCGGTACTATCGCAGGGGCTTCACTGGGCGGCGTACTGGTGGGTGCTGTGGGGCCGGGCTGGGGACTTGCTATCGACGCGCTGGGATTCGCTGTTTCCGCTCCTCTTTATTACTGCATCCGAATCAGCGCAAGTCAGCGGGAAGTGAGCAGCCATTTTCTGCACGATCTGCGAGAGGGCTGGCAGGCGTTTATCGCCCGCAGCTGGGTCTGGACGGTTGTTATCCAGTTCACCATTGTAAATGCGGCTTTTAGCGGGGTGATGATGGTGCTGGGGCCTGTCGTGGCGGATGCATCAGTAGGACGAACCGGCTGGGGGATCAGTATCGCAGCGGAAAGCGTGGGCCTGATTGTTGGCTCTTTTATGGCGCTTCGCTGGCGTCCAAACCGCGACATGTTGATTGGCGTCATGCTGGTGGCGCTTAGCGCCGTCCCCCTTTTCTTACTCAGTAAAATGGCCGCTACACCGGCTCTGATGGTGGCTTTCTTCCTGGCCGGAGTCGGGTTTGGGCAGTTTGGCGTGATCTGGGCACATCATCTGCAAACCCACATTCCTGCCGATAAGCTCGCACGCGTTTATGCGTGGGATGCGATGGGATCTTTTATCGCCATCCCGGTGGGCGAGCTTGCCGCCGGCCCTTTGGCGCTGCGCTATGGTAACGCCCACGTGCTGCTGGCCTGCGCGATAGCAGTAATCGTGGCCTCTGTAGCCGCAAGCCTGGTACCATCGATAAGGCGACTGGAACAGCGCCAGGCAATACGGGAATAA